The Novosphingobium terrae genome has a window encoding:
- a CDS encoding EF-hand domain-containing protein, with product MRLSSRRLALPLATIVATLIAASPAMAQMGGMGGMGGMGGGMGGAGMGGGPGGGVDHGPDMPVGPRGPRDMKPISLKKFDEAVESMFRAADADHNGIVTLAEFNQVVTARRDAIIRARFKVIDTNHNGQIDENEFIAWQGKLGSTALSDNGNGEFAEIIPNSIGPVLGDGERDTALSIAVEPLNAVVIAKANTDYDAGMSLPELLAYEHIRFDKADTDKDGTLSSDEIDKLAPGRGGRPGGFGGAGGPGGPPPRR from the coding sequence ATGCGCCTTTCCTCGCGCAGGCTCGCCCTGCCGCTCGCCACCATCGTTGCAACCCTGATCGCCGCCAGCCCGGCCATGGCGCAGATGGGAGGCATGGGTGGCATGGGAGGAATGGGCGGCGGCATGGGCGGCGCCGGTATGGGTGGCGGCCCCGGCGGCGGCGTTGACCACGGCCCCGACATGCCCGTCGGCCCGCGCGGCCCCCGCGACATGAAGCCCATCTCGCTCAAGAAGTTCGACGAAGCCGTCGAAAGCATGTTCCGTGCCGCCGACGCTGATCACAACGGCATCGTCACCCTCGCCGAGTTCAACCAGGTCGTCACCGCCCGCCGCGACGCCATCATCCGCGCCCGCTTCAAGGTCATCGACACCAACCACAACGGCCAGATCGACGAGAACGAATTCATCGCCTGGCAGGGCAAGCTGGGCTCAACGGCGCTGTCGGACAACGGCAATGGCGAATTCGCCGAGATCATCCCCAACAGCATCGGCCCGGTGCTGGGCGACGGCGAGCGCGACACCGCCCTCTCCATCGCCGTCGAACCGCTCAACGCCGTGGTGATCGCCAAGGCCAACACCGACTACGACGCCGGTATGAGCCTGCCCGAACTGCTGGCCTATGAACACATTCGCTTCGACAAGGCCGACACTGACAAGGATGGCACCCTGTCCAGCGACGAGATCGACAAGCTGGCACCCGGTCGCGGTGGTCGTCCGGGCGGGTTTGGTGGAGCGGGTGGTCCCGGTGGTCCGCCGCCGCGTCGATAA
- a CDS encoding LysR family transcriptional regulator, whose protein sequence is MNKIIDWEDQRAFLAVLEAGSLSAAARAMGVAQPTMRARIEALEQALGVVLFTRSVRGLVPTEQARALKDSAAAMARASEAFVRAASAPPGEVAGAVRLSVSDMVGIEVLPAMLASLREKHPGLILEIVTSNASANLLDQEVDLAVRMHPPKQAALVARKVPAIPLGLFAHRDYLARRGMPRTLADLNTHDIIGPDRSLADQTYMAQLFPDLPHDRVTIRTDSHPAQLAAARAGLGIAVMQTPLGQRDPALRAVLPDLSIAPLETWIVTHEDLRHVPRVRAVFDHLVACFDAYGS, encoded by the coding sequence ATGAACAAAATCATCGATTGGGAGGATCAGCGCGCTTTCCTTGCCGTGCTTGAGGCGGGCAGCCTCTCCGCTGCCGCACGGGCTATGGGCGTGGCGCAGCCGACGATGCGGGCGCGGATCGAGGCGCTGGAACAGGCGCTGGGTGTGGTGCTGTTCACCCGCTCCGTGCGCGGGCTGGTGCCGACCGAGCAGGCCCGCGCGCTGAAAGACAGCGCCGCCGCCATGGCCCGCGCCTCAGAGGCCTTTGTCCGCGCCGCCTCGGCCCCGCCCGGAGAGGTGGCGGGGGCGGTGCGGCTCAGCGTCTCCGATATGGTGGGGATCGAGGTGCTGCCCGCCATGCTCGCCTCTCTGCGCGAGAAGCATCCGGGTTTGATCCTTGAGATCGTGACCAGCAATGCCTCGGCCAATCTGCTCGATCAGGAGGTGGATCTGGCGGTACGCATGCATCCGCCGAAGCAGGCGGCGCTGGTGGCGCGCAAAGTGCCGGCGATCCCGCTGGGCCTGTTTGCTCATCGCGACTATCTGGCGCGGCGGGGCATGCCCCGCACACTGGCCGATCTCAACACCCACGATATCATCGGCCCGGACCGCAGCCTTGCCGACCAAACCTATATGGCGCAGCTGTTTCCCGATCTGCCCCATGACCGCGTGACCATCCGCACCGACTCCCATCCCGCGCAACTGGCTGCAGCGCGCGCGGGTCTGGGCATTGCGGTGATGCAGACACCGCTGGGGCAGCGTGATCCGGCCTTGCGCGCGGTGCTGCCCGATCTGTCGATTGCGCCTCTGGAGACATGGATCGTCACCCATGAGGATCTGCGTCATGTGCCGCGCGTGCGCGCCGTCTTCGACCATCTGGTGGCCTGTTTCGACGCTTACGGTTCCTGA
- a CDS encoding LysR family transcriptional regulator — translation MELRHIRYFLTVAEEGNFTRAAQKLGISQPPLSSQIKALEEALGAQLFHRIPQGAELTIAGKVFRDRIAAIPDLIAAAVRDTQRAAKGETGSVRVGFTGSAAFNHRVPNTIRTFRRKFPEVELSLSEDNSQGLVTALLAGTLDVAFIRPTSVDHTGLRIYPLEEEPLIVALPSSRVPPGDPVRLLDLAQEPLIVTPRSLGPTLFDETLALCRKAGFEPILGQSAPQVASVLALVAAEIGFALVPDSMRDTSLRGVSYYALEETASVTLALALRSEEYAPAVLAFTAESRFPEHD, via the coding sequence GTGGAGCTAAGGCATATCCGCTATTTCCTGACCGTGGCCGAGGAAGGCAACTTCACCCGCGCCGCGCAGAAGCTGGGGATCAGCCAGCCGCCGCTCAGCTCGCAGATCAAGGCGCTGGAAGAGGCACTGGGCGCGCAGCTGTTCCACCGCATCCCGCAAGGCGCCGAGCTGACCATCGCGGGCAAGGTGTTTCGCGATCGCATCGCCGCCATTCCCGACCTCATTGCCGCCGCGGTGCGCGATACGCAGCGCGCCGCCAAGGGCGAAACGGGCTCGGTGCGCGTGGGCTTTACCGGATCGGCGGCCTTCAACCACCGTGTGCCCAACACCATCCGCACCTTCCGCCGCAAATTCCCCGAGGTGGAATTGAGCCTGAGCGAAGACAATTCGCAGGGCCTAGTCACCGCCCTGCTGGCCGGCACGCTGGACGTGGCCTTTATCCGCCCGACATCGGTGGATCACACCGGCCTGCGCATCTATCCGCTGGAGGAGGAGCCGCTGATCGTCGCCCTGCCTTCCTCGCGCGTGCCGCCCGGCGATCCGGTGCGGCTGCTCGATCTGGCGCAGGAGCCGCTGATCGTCACGCCGCGCAGCCTGGGGCCGACCCTGTTCGACGAAACTTTGGCCCTGTGCCGCAAAGCCGGTTTCGAGCCTATTTTGGGGCAATCCGCGCCTCAGGTTGCCTCGGTTCTGGCGCTGGTGGCCGCGGAAATCGGCTTTGCCCTGGTGCCGGATTCGATGCGCGATACCTCGCTGCGCGGTGTCAGCTATTATGCGCTGGAGGAGACGGCTTCGGTGACGCTGGCTCTGGCGCTCCGCTCGGAGGAATATGCCCCCGCCGTGCTGGCCTTCACCGCCGAAAGCCGCTTTCCCGAGCATGATTGA
- a CDS encoding TlyA family RNA methyltransferase: MRVDQALVDRGLVESRSRAQALVLAGLVFSGETKIAKPGQTIPEDAPLETRGRDHPWVSRGGIKLAHAIDHFQLDPTGVTAMDIGSSTGGFTDVLLTKGADHVFAVDSGTNQLAWKLRQDPRVTVLEQTSARVLTPAQIDRPCDWVVCDASFISLAKVLDVPLKLAAPACRLVALIKPQFEVGRTEVGKGGVVRDPVLHERVCAEVRTWVEGLGFVVDGIVESPITGPEGNVEFLICAQRS, encoded by the coding sequence ATCCGCGTGGATCAGGCGCTGGTCGATCGCGGGCTGGTCGAGAGCCGGTCGCGCGCTCAGGCGCTGGTGCTGGCCGGGCTGGTGTTTTCCGGCGAGACAAAGATCGCCAAGCCGGGTCAGACCATCCCTGAGGATGCGCCGCTGGAAACGCGCGGGCGCGATCATCCATGGGTGAGCCGGGGTGGCATCAAGCTGGCCCATGCCATCGATCATTTCCAACTCGACCCCACGGGCGTTACGGCGATGGACATCGGCAGTTCGACGGGCGGTTTTACCGATGTGCTGTTGACCAAAGGCGCCGATCATGTCTTTGCGGTCGATTCGGGCACCAATCAGCTGGCGTGGAAGCTGCGTCAGGACCCGCGCGTCACCGTGCTGGAACAGACCAGCGCCCGCGTGCTGACCCCCGCCCAGATCGATCGCCCCTGCGATTGGGTGGTCTGCGATGCCAGCTTTATCAGTCTGGCCAAGGTGCTGGATGTGCCGCTGAAGCTGGCCGCGCCTGCCTGCCGCCTTGTGGCGCTGATCAAGCCGCAGTTCGAGGTGGGACGCACCGAAGTGGGCAAGGGCGGCGTGGTGCGCGATCCCGTGCTGCATGAGCGCGTCTGCGCCGAGGTGCGGACATGGGTGGAAGGTTTGGGATTCGTGGTTGACGGCATTGTCGAAAGCCCGATCACCGGGCCTGAAGGCAATGTGGAATTCCTGATCTGCGCCCAACGCAGCTAA
- a CDS encoding NAD(P)H-binding protein has translation MQSGKKALVLGATGGIGGETTTALLRHGWQVVAMARDPAKGALEGVHWVKGDAMAAADVLRAAQGVQVIVHAVNPPGYRDWNRLVLPMIDNSIAAARAVGARLVLPGTVYNYGPDAFPVVREDAPQHPLTEKGRLRAEMERRMEVASHDGVPGLILRMGDFFGPVPGNNWFGQGLVTPGKRLAAITSPGAKGIGHGWAYLPDAAETIARLLDRADDLEPFARFHFTGHWDADGTAMIEAIRHALGRKLPVRPLPWWLLRLAGLFQETPREIVKMRYLWQQPLRLDNRKLVGFLGEEPHTPLEEAVRATLQALHVD, from the coding sequence ATGCAAAGCGGGAAGAAAGCTCTGGTTCTGGGCGCGACAGGCGGGATCGGCGGAGAAACAACCACGGCACTGCTGCGCCATGGTTGGCAGGTGGTGGCGATGGCGCGCGATCCCGCCAAAGGGGCGCTTGAAGGCGTCCATTGGGTGAAGGGCGATGCCATGGCCGCGGCGGATGTGTTGCGGGCGGCTCAGGGCGTTCAGGTGATTGTCCATGCGGTCAATCCGCCGGGCTATCGCGACTGGAACCGGCTGGTGCTGCCGATGATCGACAACAGCATCGCGGCGGCTCGAGCCGTTGGCGCGCGGCTTGTTCTGCCCGGCACGGTCTACAATTACGGGCCTGACGCCTTTCCTGTGGTGCGGGAAGACGCTCCGCAGCACCCGCTCACCGAAAAAGGCCGCCTGCGCGCGGAGATGGAACGCCGGATGGAAGTCGCCAGCCATGATGGCGTGCCAGGGCTGATCCTGCGGATGGGCGATTTCTTCGGGCCGGTGCCGGGCAACAACTGGTTCGGTCAGGGGCTGGTGACGCCGGGCAAGCGGCTCGCTGCCATCACCAGCCCCGGCGCCAAGGGCATCGGCCATGGCTGGGCCTATCTGCCCGATGCCGCCGAGACCATCGCCCGCCTGCTGGACCGCGCCGACGATCTGGAACCCTTCGCCCGTTTCCATTTTACCGGCCATTGGGATGCCGATGGCACCGCCATGATCGAGGCCATCCGCCATGCGCTGGGCCGCAAGCTGCCGGTGCGCCCCCTGCCCTGGTGGCTGCTGCGCCTTGCCGGGCTGTTTCAGGAAACCCCGCGCGAGATCGTCAAGATGCGCTATCTCTGGCAGCAGCCGCTGCGGCTCGACAACCGCAAGCTGGTCGGCTTTCTGGGCGAGGAACCTCATACGCCGCTGGAAGAGGCGGTGCGCGCCACGCTTCAGGCGCTCCATGTCGATTAA
- a CDS encoding accessory factor UbiK family protein produces MQSENPLLADVVKLMNSAAGTLAGATREARDGAREKLRETFGGLDFVSREEFDAVKTMAARAREEAEALKERVAALEAALAAK; encoded by the coding sequence ATGCAGAGCGAAAACCCCCTTCTGGCCGATGTCGTCAAGCTGATGAACAGCGCGGCGGGCACGCTGGCCGGTGCCACCCGCGAAGCCCGCGACGGCGCGCGCGAAAAGCTGCGCGAGACCTTCGGCGGTCTGGATTTCGTGAGCCGTGAAGAGTTCGATGCCGTCAAGACGATGGCTGCCCGTGCCCGTGAAGAGGCTGAGGCTCTGAAGGAGCGGGTTGCGGCTTTGGAGGCGGCTCTGGCTGCGAAGTAA
- a CDS encoding alpha/beta fold hydrolase, whose product MHSSTMLSPAYPSFAPAVTGAANDTSAKLEPTVFLPGLLCDQSLWQNQVEALADVCAPMIANLTLDDTIEAMARRTLAAAPARFSLVGLSMGGYVALEIMRQAPERVARLALVDTSARADTAERAAQRRAGMESLKRGKFVGITHGLLGNLIHRSQMETQVGSQMRSMASRVGGDAFLRQQNAILTRPDFSTVLPGITVPTMIVVGDDDRVTPVSHALEMHEAIAGSTFHLVRECGHMAALEKPEDTNALLRDWLDAA is encoded by the coding sequence ATGCACAGTTCCACCATGCTTTCCCCGGCTTACCCGTCTTTCGCCCCTGCCGTGACGGGTGCCGCGAACGACACCAGCGCGAAGCTGGAACCAACCGTCTTCCTGCCCGGCCTGCTCTGTGACCAGAGCCTGTGGCAGAACCAGGTCGAGGCGCTGGCCGATGTCTGCGCGCCGATGATCGCGAACCTGACGCTGGACGACACGATCGAGGCCATGGCGCGCCGCACTCTGGCGGCGGCGCCTGCGCGCTTCTCGCTGGTTGGCCTGTCGATGGGGGGCTATGTCGCGCTGGAAATCATGCGGCAGGCGCCCGAGCGTGTGGCCCGGCTGGCGCTGGTCGATACCAGCGCGCGGGCCGACACCGCCGAGCGCGCGGCGCAGCGCCGGGCGGGCATGGAATCGCTGAAGCGCGGCAAGTTCGTGGGGATCACCCATGGGCTGCTGGGCAATCTGATCCATCGCTCGCAGATGGAAACGCAGGTGGGCAGCCAGATGCGCAGCATGGCCTCGCGCGTGGGGGGCGATGCTTTCCTTCGCCAGCAGAATGCCATCCTCACCCGGCCCGATTTCAGCACGGTGCTGCCCGGTATCACCGTGCCCACGATGATCGTGGTGGGCGATGATGACCGCGTGACGCCGGTCTCTCACGCGCTGGAGATGCATGAGGCGATTGCCGGCTCCACCTTCCATCTGGTGCGCGAATGCGGCCATATGGCGGCACTGGAAAAGCCCGAGGACACCAACGCTTTGCTGCGCGACTGGCTGGACGCCGCTTAA
- a CDS encoding ribonuclease T2 family protein encodes MTNSRGLATLALSAALAMALPGGAQAGDVGKRAPGAFDYYVLALSWEPGFCATTTGHADECRAPKGFVLHGLWPQLEGGDYPSNCDGPALTADQRQQWGPIYADPSLINHEWPKHGTCSGLTPTAYFQLSSKDVAAVTIPAAYRANAILRKNDIPAITKAFLAANHGMTPAGLRVSTRNGTVTEVTICLTKDGAFRTC; translated from the coding sequence ATGACGAACAGCCGAGGCCTTGCAACACTGGCCCTTTCTGCCGCTCTGGCGATGGCCCTGCCCGGTGGCGCTCAAGCAGGCGATGTCGGCAAGCGCGCGCCCGGCGCTTTCGACTATTACGTGCTGGCGCTCAGCTGGGAGCCGGGTTTTTGCGCCACCACCACCGGCCATGCCGATGAATGCCGCGCCCCCAAGGGCTTCGTGCTTCACGGCCTGTGGCCCCAGCTTGAGGGCGGCGACTATCCCAGCAATTGCGACGGCCCCGCGCTCACCGCCGATCAGCGCCAGCAGTGGGGACCGATCTATGCCGATCCCTCGCTGATCAACCATGAGTGGCCCAAGCATGGCACCTGCTCGGGCCTGACGCCCACGGCCTATTTCCAGCTTTCCAGCAAGGATGTGGCGGCGGTGACCATTCCGGCGGCCTATCGCGCCAATGCGATCCTGCGCAAGAATGACATTCCCGCGATCACCAAGGCCTTTCTGGCCGCCAATCATGGCATGACGCCTGCCGGTCTGCGGGTGAGCACGCGCAATGGTACCGTCACTGAAGTCACCATCTGCCTGACGAAGGATGGCGCCTTCCGCACCTGCTGA
- a CDS encoding branched-chain amino acid aminotransferase: MASAAELTITPLPHPAPTPADVRAAVLANPGFGTNFTDHMVTIEWTEGKGWHDAVIGPRGPIPLDPAASVLHYAQEIFEGLKAYSHADGAIAMFRPEANAARFNESAKRLAMPTLPEELFVEAIKTLVLADRDWIPQQDGASLYLRPFMIATEAFLGVRPAKNYKFIVIASPAGNYFKSGAPAVSIWVSQYTRAAPGGTGAAKCGGNYAASLVPQAEAMALGHDQVVFLDAAEHKWIEELGGMNLYFVFEDGSLITPPLSGTILPGITRDSILALAREEGLTVREERYSIDQWRADAASGKLLETFACGTAAVVTPVGKVSDTDSSFTIGTGGPGQTTGKLKERLVAIQRGQAPDTHGWVKKLA, from the coding sequence ATGGCGAGTGCCGCCGAACTGACCATCACCCCCCTGCCTCACCCTGCCCCCACCCCGGCGGATGTGCGCGCGGCTGTGCTGGCCAACCCCGGTTTCGGCACCAATTTCACCGACCATATGGTGACCATCGAATGGACCGAGGGCAAGGGCTGGCATGATGCCGTGATCGGCCCGCGCGGCCCCATCCCGCTCGATCCGGCGGCCAGCGTGCTGCATTACGCGCAGGAAATCTTCGAAGGCCTCAAGGCCTACAGCCATGCCGATGGCGCCATCGCCATGTTCCGCCCCGAGGCCAATGCCGCGCGCTTCAACGAGAGCGCCAAGCGCCTCGCCATGCCCACGCTGCCCGAAGAACTCTTCGTCGAGGCGATCAAGACGCTGGTGCTGGCCGACCGCGACTGGATTCCGCAGCAGGATGGCGCCTCGCTCTATCTGCGCCCCTTCATGATCGCCACCGAGGCGTTCCTCGGCGTGCGCCCGGCCAAGAACTACAAGTTCATCGTGATCGCCTCGCCCGCCGGCAATTACTTCAAGTCGGGCGCGCCCGCCGTGTCGATCTGGGTCAGCCAGTATACCCGCGCGGCGCCGGGCGGCACGGGCGCGGCCAAGTGCGGCGGTAACTATGCCGCCAGCCTCGTCCCGCAGGCCGAGGCCATGGCGCTGGGCCACGATCAGGTCGTCTTCCTCGATGCCGCCGAGCATAAGTGGATCGAGGAACTGGGCGGCATGAACCTCTACTTCGTCTTCGAGGACGGTTCGCTGATCACGCCGCCACTCTCGGGCACGATCCTGCCGGGCATCACCCGCGATTCGATCCTTGCGCTCGCGCGCGAGGAAGGCCTGACCGTCCGCGAGGAGCGCTACAGCATCGACCAGTGGCGCGCTGACGCCGCCTCGGGCAAGCTGCTCGAAACCTTCGCATGCGGCACGGCGGCGGTGGTCACGCCGGTGGGCAAGGTGTCGGACACTGACAGCAGCTTCACCATCGGCACCGGCGGCCCCGGCCAGACGACCGGCAAGCTGAAGGAACGCCTTGTCGCCATCCAGCGCGGGCAGGCTCCGGACACGCATGGCTGGGTGAAGAAGCTGGCCTAA
- a CDS encoding TspO/MBR family protein, translating to MTEIASSRQLMAGLLRWVIVFVPAMLLLGFVSASASGSGPDNPWFAALVKPSLYPSPATFPVVWSVAYVLMGVALSMIASARGSHGRGLAIGIFALHLLANFAWSVIFFGQHNIALAMGDVVVMDITLAASIFLFARLRPVAAWLLAPVMAWVLFATLLNWQVLSLNPDAHEAGQAAAGSVHVTF from the coding sequence ATGACCGAGATTGCCTCTTCGCGCCAATTGATGGCCGGCCTGCTGCGCTGGGTTATCGTGTTCGTGCCCGCCATGCTGCTGCTGGGCTTTGTCTCGGCCTCCGCTTCGGGCAGCGGGCCGGACAATCCGTGGTTTGCGGCCTTGGTCAAGCCCTCGCTCTACCCCTCTCCCGCCACCTTTCCGGTCGTGTGGAGCGTGGCCTATGTGCTGATGGGGGTGGCACTTTCGATGATCGCCAGCGCGCGCGGTTCCCATGGGCGAGGGCTCGCCATCGGCATCTTCGCGCTGCATCTGCTGGCCAATTTCGCCTGGTCGGTGATCTTCTTCGGCCAGCATAACATTGCGCTGGCGATGGGCGATGTGGTGGTGATGGATATCACGCTGGCCGCATCGATCTTTCTCTTTGCACGCCTGCGCCCTGTGGCGGCATGGCTGCTGGCGCCGGTGATGGCCTGGGTGCTGTTCGCCACGTTGCTCAACTGGCAGGTGCTGAGCCTTAACCCCGATGCTCATGAAGCCGGTCAGGCTGCTGCCGGTTCTGTGCATGTAACGTTCTGA
- a CDS encoding carbon-nitrogen hydrolase family protein: MSTAPKLIIRKARLKDSHAIAALSERVYGHAGSMTEEQIRAQINKFPDGQLVAEYEGQIAGHCATFIISEKVALKPHSWFEITGNGYASRHDPDGDVLYGMEVCVDARFRRLRIGQRFYRVRRELCEHFELKGIAFGGRMPGYARRRREFPDPKDYLEAVQNKRIRDTVINFQMNQGYEPLRVLKDYLPVDHESMGHGILMYWANPLAPQAVNTRTLAPHGRLPASVRIATVQFQMRRISAIEEFEEQVEYFIDVASDYKADFVLFPELFTLQLLSIDAGKLSPIDAIRKVAAYRDRFCAFMERMAVSYNINIIGGSHPTQIENDRGKEEIRNISYVFLRDGATFSQEKLHPTPSEARWWNIKGGYGANAIQTDCGPIGVMICYDSEFPELARHLVDQGALMLFVPFCTDERRGYLRVRYCCHARAVENQCYVAMSGVVGNLPNVEAMDIHYAESAILTPSDFPFARDGVAADTAPNTETIAIADVSLADLLKSRQSGAVQNLKDRRFDLYRVHWKKIRQPKPQ; this comes from the coding sequence GTGTCGACCGCACCCAAGCTGATCATCCGCAAGGCCCGGCTGAAGGACAGCCACGCCATCGCCGCCTTGTCAGAACGCGTTTACGGCCATGCGGGATCGATGACGGAAGAACAGATCCGCGCCCAGATCAACAAATTCCCCGATGGCCAGCTGGTCGCCGAATATGAGGGGCAGATCGCGGGTCATTGCGCCACTTTCATCATCTCCGAAAAGGTCGCGCTCAAACCCCACAGCTGGTTCGAGATCACCGGCAATGGCTATGCCTCCCGCCATGATCCGGATGGCGATGTGCTGTATGGGATGGAGGTCTGCGTCGATGCGCGCTTCCGCCGGTTGCGCATCGGCCAGCGCTTCTACCGTGTGCGCCGGGAACTGTGCGAGCATTTCGAGCTGAAAGGCATCGCCTTTGGCGGCCGCATGCCCGGCTATGCCCGCCGCCGCCGCGAATTTCCCGATCCCAAGGATTATCTGGAAGCGGTGCAGAACAAGCGCATCCGCGACACGGTCATCAATTTCCAGATGAACCAGGGCTATGAGCCGCTGCGCGTGCTGAAGGATTACCTGCCTGTCGACCATGAAAGCATGGGCCACGGCATCTTGATGTATTGGGCCAACCCGCTGGCCCCTCAGGCGGTCAACACGCGCACGCTTGCGCCCCATGGCCGCCTGCCCGCCAGCGTGCGGATCGCCACGGTGCAGTTCCAGATGCGCCGCATCTCGGCCATCGAGGAATTCGAGGAGCAGGTCGAATATTTCATCGACGTCGCATCGGACTATAAGGCCGATTTCGTGCTGTTTCCCGAGTTGTTCACGCTGCAATTGCTGTCCATCGATGCGGGCAAGCTCTCGCCCATCGACGCGATCCGCAAGGTGGCCGCCTATCGGGACCGCTTCTGCGCCTTTATGGAAAGGATGGCGGTCAGCTACAACATCAACATCATCGGCGGATCGCATCCCACCCAGATCGAGAACGATCGCGGCAAGGAAGAAATCCGCAACATCAGCTATGTCTTCCTACGCGACGGAGCGACCTTTTCTCAGGAAAAGCTGCATCCCACGCCATCGGAGGCGCGCTGGTGGAACATCAAGGGCGGCTATGGCGCCAATGCCATCCAGACCGACTGCGGCCCCATCGGCGTGATGATCTGCTACGATTCCGAATTCCCCGAACTCGCGCGCCATCTGGTCGATCAGGGGGCGCTGATGCTCTTCGTGCCCTTCTGCACCGATGAGCGGCGCGGCTATCTGCGCGTGCGCTATTGCTGCCATGCCCGCGCGGTGGAGAACCAGTGCTATGTCGCCATGTCGGGCGTGGTGGGCAATCTGCCCAATGTGGAGGCGATGGACATCCATTACGCCGAAAGCGCGATCCTGACCCCTTCCGACTTCCCTTTCGCCCGCGATGGCGTCGCCGCCGATACGGCGCCCAACACCGAGACCATCGCGATTGCCGATGTCTCGCTGGCCGATCTGCTGAAAAGCCGCCAATCGGGCGCAGTGCAGAATTTGAAGGACCGGCGTTTCGATCTCTACCGCGTGCATTGGAAGAAGATCCGGCAGCCCAAGCCCCAGTGA
- a CDS encoding DUF1285 domain-containing protein, with translation MTNPPEAIIGLTLNEIARLADEGKLPPVENWNPPHCGDSAMRILADGTWLHEGSPIGRPAMVRLFSTVLRREEDGSHVLVTPVEKLSIAVEDAPFVVVEMKSEGEGKERRLAFRTHVGDLVVAGPDHRLSLEDRGHGARLYLHVRGGLDALIGRPVYYELANLALDETASPDGTIGLWSEGTFFSLGMPVQEP, from the coding sequence ATGACCAATCCGCCCGAGGCCATCATCGGCCTGACGCTGAACGAGATCGCCAGGCTCGCCGATGAGGGCAAGCTGCCCCCGGTCGAAAACTGGAACCCGCCCCATTGCGGTGACAGCGCCATGCGTATTCTGGCCGATGGCACATGGCTGCATGAGGGTTCCCCCATCGGGCGCCCGGCCATGGTGCGCCTGTTCTCGACCGTGCTGCGCCGCGAGGAGGATGGCAGCCATGTGCTGGTCACGCCGGTGGAGAAGCTGTCGATCGCGGTCGAGGATGCGCCCTTTGTGGTGGTCGAGATGAAAAGCGAGGGCGAAGGCAAAGAACGGCGTCTGGCCTTCCGCACGCATGTCGGCGATCTGGTGGTGGCCGGGCCGGATCATCGGCTCAGCCTTGAGGACCGGGGCCATGGCGCGCGGCTCTATCTGCATGTGCGCGGGGGGCTGGATGCGCTGATCGGGCGCCCGGTCTATTACGAACTGGCCAATCTGGCGCTGGATGAAACGGCCTCTCCTGATGGCACCATCGGCCTGTGGAGCGAGGGCACCTTCTTCAGTCTGGGCATGCCGGTTCAGGAACCGTAA
- the yghU gene encoding glutathione-dependent disulfide-bond oxidoreductase: MTETYTPPKVWTWDNKPGVSAAALNRPVAGATHEKELPVGEHAFQLYSLGTPNGQKATIMLEELIEAGHDAEYDAWFIGIGDGDQFGSGFVDINPNSKIPALLDRSGPEPVRVFESGSILVHLAEKFGAFLPTSGKARTETFNWLMWQMGSAPFIGGGFGHFYFYAPEKIEYAINRYAMETKRLLDVADRRLAESRFLAGDDYTIADMATFGWFRGLIQGDAYGEAKEFLSTQDYTHVNRWVAEIDARPGTRRGRFVNKPSGGLRERHSPADFEALDPALLARTVPA, from the coding sequence GTGACAGAGACTTACACGCCCCCCAAAGTCTGGACATGGGACAACAAGCCCGGCGTTTCCGCCGCCGCGCTCAACCGTCCCGTCGCGGGCGCCACGCATGAGAAGGAGCTGCCGGTCGGCGAGCATGCCTTCCAGCTTTATTCGCTGGGCACGCCCAACGGCCAGAAAGCGACGATCATGCTGGAAGAGCTGATCGAGGCCGGTCACGACGCCGAATATGACGCGTGGTTTATCGGCATCGGCGATGGCGACCAGTTCGGCAGCGGCTTTGTTGACATCAACCCCAACTCCAAGATCCCGGCCCTGCTCGACCGTTCCGGTCCCGAGCCGGTGCGGGTCTTCGAATCGGGTTCGATCCTGGTGCATCTGGCCGAAAAATTCGGCGCCTTCCTGCCCACCAGCGGCAAGGCCCGCACCGAGACGTTCAACTGGCTGATGTGGCAGATGGGCTCGGCCCCCTTTATCGGCGGCGGCTTCGGGCATTTCTACTTCTACGCGCCCGAGAAGATCGAATATGCCATCAACCGCTATGCGATGGAAACCAAGCGCCTGCTGGACGTGGCTGACCGCCGTCTGGCCGAGAGCCGCTTCCTGGCGGGCGATGACTACACCATCGCCGATATGGCCACCTTCGGCTGGTTCCGCGGGCTGATCCAGGGCGATGCCTATGGCGAGGCCAAGGAGTTCCTCTCCACGCAGGACTACACTCATGTGAACCGCTGGGTGGCCGAGATCGACGCCCGCCCCGGCACGCGCCGTGGCCGCTTCGTCAACAAGCCAAGCGGCGGTTTGCGGGAGCGTCATTCTCCGGCGGATTTCGAAGCGCTCGATCCCGCGTTGCTGGCCAGAACCGTACCCGCGTAA